One genomic region from Lonchura striata isolate bLonStr1 chromosome 23, bLonStr1.mat, whole genome shotgun sequence encodes:
- the LOC144247421 gene encoding uncharacterized protein LOC144247421: protein MSISTFLLIVWFQGMAIYPSTVDAWIVPQPKKNVWVTLAQALQQDHMCLSTASAQNPMSTCLIGVPSKEDEFPIDLVRLQKQVNEDKIPKGAGQVKAQVPNPLILWQGWVSHLPTAEGEPQELELLGSAKAEFCIQFDFSPTKEVKLYEHVKEYKVEFRAGQWCTAVYKLKFTSTTDFHPRKLDKGMFLICGDRAYPGIPSRLIGGPCTFGHLTLASPNMTQIPIGQAKSGKKFTKQSASQFDEHCNAEIYHWAKSKRVAVSVFLPWVAAAKVLSELGNLECWVTKQANLTSAALSDLLEDEKITRKATLQNRAAIDFLVLAHGHGCKELDGLCCFDLSSKGQSVHSSIQEMRSLIGNVKQENEDWFKNLFKDWDLSGWAVSLLKDIFYFLVALFLVLLAFGILKRIVSKVITSKPKASALVFIAAAATESYWWEDDKQKDTAV, encoded by the coding sequence ATGTCaatttccacattcctgctcatcGTTTGGTTCCAGGGAATGGCCATCTACCCTTCCACGGTGGATGCATGGATTGTTCCACAGCCCAAGAAAAATGTGTGGGTCACGCTAGCCCAAGCCTTGCAACAGGATCATATGTGTTTGTCCACTGCCTCAGCACAAAATCCAATGTCCACATGTTTAATAGGGGTTCCAAGTAAGGAGGATGAGTTTCCAATTGATCTGGTCCGTTTGCAAAAGCAGGTGAACGAAGATAAAATACCTAAAGGTGCAGGACAAGTTAAAGCACAAGTGCCAAATCCCCTCATTTTGTGGCAAGGGTGGGTTTCACATTTGCCCACTGCTGAGGGAGAGCCCCAGGAATTAGAACTCCTAGGCTctgcaaaagctgaattttgcattcaatttgatttttccccaaccaaagaagtaaaattatatgAGCATGTCAAAGAGTACAAGGTAGAATTCAGAGCAGGTCAATGGTGCACAGCTGTCTACAAGCTGAAATTTACATCCACCACTGATTTCCATCCACGCAAGCTGGACAAGGgaatgtttcttatctgtggggacagagcgTACCCAGGAATCCCCTCTCGTCTTATTGGAGGTCCATGCACTTTTGGGCATCTGACCCTTGCTTCCCCCAACATGACCCAAATTCCAATTGGGCAAgcaaaaagtgggaaaaaatttACTAAGCAGAGTGCAAGTCAATTTGATGAACATTGTAATGCAGAAATTTATCATTGggcaaaatccaaaagagttgCCGTCTCTGTGTTTTTACCATGGGTTGCGGCAGCCAAAGTATTGAGTGAATTAGGCAATCTCGAATGCTGGGTGACAAAGCAAGCAAATTTAACATCAGCAGCCCTGAGTGACCTCCTAGAAGACGAGAAAATAACCAGAAAGGCTACCCTCCAAAATAGGGCAGCTATTGATTTCCTGGTGTTGGCACATGGTCATGGATGTAAAGAACTTGATGGGTTGTGTTGTTTTGATCTGTCATCTAAAGGTCAGAGTGTCCACTCATCCATTCAGGAAATGAGAAGCCTCATTGGAAATGTGAAGCAAGAAAATGAGGAttggtttaaaaatctgttcaaagACTGGGACCTTTCTGGGTGGGCAGTGTCtcttttaaaagacatcttTTACTTTCTAGTTGCACTATTTTTAGTTCTGTTAGCATTCGGGATTCTGAAGCGAATCGTCTCCAAGGTTATCACCTCGAAGCCAAAGGCTTCCGCACTGGTTTTCATCGCTGCTGCCGCCACGGAAAGTTATTGGTGGGAAGATGACAAGCAGAAAGACACTGCAGTTTAA